The DNA sequence AAAAAAAAAGCTCTACTGATCCATAGATAAGGAAGCACTGATTTAATAGATGGATCTTTTGCGCACGATTTACGAATGGTTAGATCCATGAATCGTTCCCCGCTTTCATTTTTTTGTATTACCGGTACAAACTGGCTTGGAAACGATTCGTGAATAGGAAACGTTTCATCAACATTATGTGGATCGCTCATTAAGCATCGCCATTCAACCCTATTGTTTATGTGCGGCGGAAATTGCCACCGCCAAACAATCCCATCATTTGTGTACTTTTTATCCCCATAGGAAAAATACTGCTGACTTTTAAGCACCTCGCGGTCCCACCTATCATGAGCTGCTTTTAATCGATCAAAAGAAATATTTATGGTCCCTGGAAAGTCTTCATTAAATTTCTTACATACTTTCAAATGCTCGCTGTACTGGGCGTTAATCAATTTAAATTCGTGCTCTCTCTTGGAAAAATGATGAATAGCCTTCTGGCTGAGAAATGCAATTGCACATCCTGTCACTATTTTGAATTGACAAGGAATTGGTGATTGGGCCAAAAGAAAAAATGGCATTATCATCGAAACTGTTATAAGGAATCCCTTCCCCAGACTTCCCATAGTTCCCCGCAATAAAAGAACGCCCACGTTGAGCGTTTTTCTATTATAATCTCAAGAAAGCGTTACTTATCGCAATAAAACGCAGCGCAGAAAGCGCTTTTCTATTAATCACCTAGAGAATCACGCATTTCTTTTTCTTCGTGGTACGTTCAGGCAATTCATTAAATTGATCAAATTGCTCCACAATCCATTTGCCCTGTTTTTTTTTGTAAAGATAGGTAACTGCCGCTTCATTTTCTTTTACTGCTTTTTTTCTAATCATGATCAATGAAACTTGATTAAATGGTGCTATGCTCATATCTATTTGATTTTTTGGGATTTCGGCATCAATCGATTCTTTTTTTTGATTCTGAAAAGTAACAATAAAATCATTTGTATCATTAGAGCGTGCTAGTATGGACAAAACCAAACTATCTCCCCCATCCACAACCACCTTGCCGGCATCGCAATTAAAGAAAACTAATAATAGAGCCACCCAAACGATATTTTTCAGCATAAAAAACTCCTCAAAAAAAGTTACACTATTATCTGAGACTAAAGAATTGTGCATCTTTTAGTTTCTCTATCAACGCTTATTCTCAGCCAATCATTGCCATCACGCACAAACGTGAAAGTCTTGATTTTCTTCTTTCCAGGAATTTCTACTACAATACTAGTGATATCGTTATCTATTTCATCAAATTCTCTCAGACATTTGAGTACTTTCTCCCCATTGGCCCTCTCAAAAACAACTCTTCCAGCACCCATCTTCATTGCCGAATGAAGGTACGCAATCACGCTGTACGTCCCAACCTTACTCTCTTCTTGAGCGCAACAAAAGTTAAAAATAATCAAATTGAGAAATAATAAAAAAAGGTGTGGTCGCATAAAATATCTCTTAAATAAAAGGCTTTTTCCGAAATAAGATTATTTGAAAAAAGCTTTTTATACAAGTTTTACTGATGAAGCGATATCAATGCATTCAGCATACATAAAGCTATGGCAACGAGAGTTAATGTAACTAAATCTTGTCGCGTCCAGCGGGGTTCAATTTCAGACGTTCGCTCAACTATTATCAGCTTTCGTGAAAGATCGCGTGAAATAAGCCACCTTTGCGTGTGCCAGTTTCGATCTTCGATCCATATGAAAACAGCGCGATCATCGTCGACGGTGCCTTCAATATTCTCTATGTCTCCAAAAGATTCTTTGCTTTTTTGAATGCGTCCAAACATATCAATTAATAAATCCTGATATTCGTCGACGGTAAATTCCGTTTTGTTGGCTAACACTTTATTTTGAAGACTAGTTTGATGAAAAGAAATCGCCGCTCGAATAAAAAAATAGAACAAAAGCACTATGATCAATTGCATGGTTAACGATAAGGGAGAAGACATCGTAATACCTGTCTATAAAAAATTAAAGTATCGCACGTTTCTTTCTGCGTTCATGCTCCGCTGTATCAAATTGCTTAATATCCCCAGCCCCCTTTTCCCCATACAGTTTAATAGAGTAAAAATTACGATGAGAACGATTAATTTTCTAACATCAATGCGTACACTCTTCTAGAGAATTAATTTATTCTTATTAACTTGAGAATAGTGGCTCTCAAAAATAATATTCAATAGTTGATGATTGTAAAAAAAAGCAGCGCCCGTATGGGCGCCCCTTGCTTACTCAAAATATCGAAAATCATCGGTGCGCTGTATAAATCTCTCCGAAAATAGTAAGAATTCCTATACCAATTGATACATTCCGTATCCAATTTGCATAACCAATACTTTTTAGCTTGCGCTCATGGGTCGTCACTTGAATGTTCGGATTATCTAAAACACTATCGCCTTCCTTCACGGAAACTCCCATTCTTGGATAGTTATCGTTCGCATTCATCACCTTCTCTACCTGTATACTTTGAGTCTTTAGTACGGTAAATTGGATTTTATCATCCCAACATTTACCCAACAAATTTATTTTTCTAAATGATTGAACTGATTTATCATTCCAATTTACACCAGAATAAATTATCTCATAACCCCTCTTTAATTTTTCATTAATTAAATCTTGAGCCTCATCGCTATTTTTTATTAATGACCGCACAGGATGGGTCTCATTATAGTGCTTCAGTCGTCTGTGCTCATAATGATTAATCAATCGATGAACAACTAACCCACCGCCAATAAACGAAAGTCCCGCAATCCCCAGCTTGTGGTTTGCCATCGAGGAACATGCGGATGAAAGAATGGTATCGTGCGATTGCGCGTGACCTAAAAACGAAACTATTAACAAAAGAAACGCTATTTTTTTCATTTTTTCCTCATCAAATGCATTTTTATTTTTAAATGTTATCCAATAAAGAGTGATGCCAACAGTAATTGCCTACCGAGCACCTAACCTGTCCCTTATTAACGATTACTTAAAGCGAAGCTTTTGAATACCGCTAGTGCCCCAATTCCAATAAATGCATTTTGCACCCAGTTTGCGTACCCTACATTTTTAAGCTCTCTCTCATAACTTTTCACAAAAATTTCATCAGCAGACGAGCTTATGCTGATCTCTTCCCGATTCTTAAAATGAATAAGATGCTTGTCTTTTGAAACGGTTAATGTAATTTTATCTTCTAACTCTTTTCCGAGTGTTGTATTTTTTCTAAAAGTAACATTAAGAGTTGAATTGTCATAATTTTCCCCTATCTGCGAACTTTCTGAAAAACCGTGTTGGACTTTTTTATTGATTAAAGTAGAAATTTCAGATGCATTCATTTTTTGAGTATCTACGACAGTATTCTGCCTGTAGCGATCCAATCTTTTATTTTCAATTCCATGAATAATTCGTTTGGCAAAAAGTCCTCCACCAATCAATCCAATTCCCGCAATCCCAAGTTTGTGATTTACTAACCATGAAGAAATGGTCGAAAAGAATGTATCGTGTGATTGCGCATGCGCTAAAGATGAAGCCATTAACAAAATGAAGGCTGTTTTTTTCATGTTTCTCCTCAATTAATTTAATATTCTATTTTTTTGATTTTATCCAATAAAGAGCGATTCCACTCGTTATAGCAAACCATGCAGAAAAAAATTTTTTCGGATGTTTTAAAAGAGGCGCATATTGCGGCATTTCAGGAAGTTCTTGTTCCTTAAAATAGATAGCTGTATTATCAAGAGGGCAATAAACCTCTTGCAAGGATACACAATAAGGGTACATCTTTTTCCAACCCGGGGAATCTTTTTCTATTTTATCTTTAGAATCAGATGAAAGTTGTGATTCGAGTTCATTCAAAAAACTTTCTTGAAAGGTTGCTTCCCATTCATTAGATTCTTTTTCCATTACTACCGCTTTCATCATTTTATTCACTTGAAACCCATCTTCGATGATCGGTTCTTTTGGCAAGTACATTATCTTTCGATCCTCGGCCATAACCTGCGCACTCCAACCAACTGAGCCTTGAATACCCACGCGCGGACCTACATAAGCTCTGCTCGGCTTAGCCATATCGTAGTTCTTACATATCTCTCGCAACTGTTTTTCATTACCTTTAGATACTTGGATATGTCCGTGATGATTTTGATATCTGATCTTGTCACCAAATTTCTCATTCTTTTTTTGAATAGGCGCGACTTTTTCATTATATTCCTTAATCGCGTTGGCATGATTCAATCGATCATAGCAATGAACGCCGAGCCCCACTAATCCAACTCCTAAACTCCCACCAAAAACGTGCGCAGAAGTAAATGACGTTGTTTCCATAGATTTGGCCTGCGCAACAAGCAGTGCAAGCGCAAAAATTAATATTTTTTTCATGCAATACCCCTAAAAAAATCAGATTTCCCCTCCCATTCTAGCTATTGCCTAAGAATTGTCCACGATAGCTCACTAAAAAAAGGCGCAATTTCTTGCGCCTTTTTATGCTAAAAGTTCTTTTTGCTATTTTATACCAGCGGCCTTCCGCCTTTTAGGCTGCGCTCCTTGCGTTCCGGGTATTGGTCGCCTCGTTTTTTTTCCAATTTTACGACTGCTTGCTCAAATGCTTCTTGCGCAAGCGCCGTAAGCGTTAACCCAGGTTCCCAGAAAACCACATTTTTAATTTTATCTATTAAATCGATTGGTAAATGGATCGTAATGCGTTGCTTTTTTACCGATTCTGTTTCTTGCTCGTGCACCGATTCAACTTTTTTTTGTGCCGAACGAGTTGTTGTAGCTGCTAAATAGGCCTCAAGCGGATTACTGCCTAATGTTCTTTTCTTTTTAACCATGAAAATCTCCTTTTTATATCACTTCTTGTTTCATTACTTCTTTTGCAAATGCGCGATAATCGGCTGCGCCGTGGCTTGCATCATCATAAGAAAAAATCGGCTCGCTAAATGAAGAAGCTTCCGAAAGTTTAATATTTTCTCGAATAGCAGTTTTGAAAAGCATATCTTTAAAATTATTTTTCAACTCATCGATAACTTCTTTTGCATGCTTTGTGCGAGCATCAACGCGGCACGGAACAATTCCCGCAATAGCAAGTTCAGGATTAAGACGTTGTTTAATTACTTCAATCGTTTGCAATAATTGCACAAGCCCAGAAAGCGCCATAAAGCGAGTTTCCACCGGTACGATAACTTCATGAACTGCAGATAACGCATTCACCGTTAAAACACCTAGCGTTGGGGGACAATCAATAAGAATATAATCGAATGTTGTGCTGCCCATTTGCTCAATATGATGCTTTAACAGCGTCTCAGAGCCAACTTCATGCGCCAATAATTTCTCGACGCCAATAAGCCATGTAGAAGATGGAACCAACGATATATTTTTGTATGCCGTTGCTGCAACGATTGAGGCAAGAGAAACATTTTCAACAAATGCACTATAAATGCCTTTTTCGGTGCTAGAAAAACCGAACCACTGCGTGGTGGATGCTTGCGGATCAAGATCGATTACGAGCACTTTTCTTTTTTTTTCTGCAAGTGCAGCTGCCAAATTTACTGTCGTGGTTGTTTTGCCGCTACCGCCCTTTTGATTAATAATCGCTATCGAACGCATTATTTGCTCCTTTTTTTATTGCCTCATGGATTGCCGTTGACTAGGGGGGCCCCAAATTAACTGCTCACAATTTCGCTCGCATAATAACATGAGTAAAAAAAAGATTACAAGGTTTACCTTGCTGCCGTTGCAGCATTGGAGGACGAACAAAAAAAATACTATCGCGCCCTTCGATACAATTTCTCGCTACGCTCCAAATCGCTCAGCGTGAGCGGCGAAACTAATCCGCTCGCGGTGAGTGATTTTCGCAATTTGTGAGAAAAATGTATCGAACTATAGCGAATTTTAAAAATCAATCTTCGAGTCGCTCGAGCCCATACACCTTGCTTAATTTAAACAAATAGAAAAAGAGAAAAAGCGCGCACATTAAATAAAAGAGATTCAGCAGCAAACCTTTTAAGAGAAAAATCTCAACAGGCTCACCCGCGATCGCTCCACGCATTGCTATAAACGTATAGGTCATCGGGATAAATGCACTTATTTTTTGAATCCATGCAGGCATCACTTCAATAGGAGCAAACGCACCACAAAACGGCGCAAAGAACCAACCCATGGGCCACGGCAGCGATTGAACCGTGTGGCCCCAATAAATAATAAGCGCCGCGCAAATAATGCCGATCGACCAACCAGAAATCATTTGCAGTAAAATGCACCAGAGCATCGGCAATCCGATACTGAACACATTAACGTTAAAAATAAAAAAAATCGCCGCAGAAAGCACTGCAACGGTCAACAGCACACGAATTACCCCCATTACTAAAAGACTGCAAAGCCATTCAGAAATAGTAAGCGGGGTTGAAAAAAGATTAATTAAATTTCTGCTCCAAAGTTCCTCGGTCAGATTTACCGAAACTTCTAAACTTGAGCGATAAAGCATATTCCAAAGAAAAACACCGCCCAGAATAGCCAACATGATTTCTGGAGATTTATTGCCGTCCCGTTCGGTTACCCACAAACTCATAAATCCCCAAAGGATGACGTCAAACATCGGCCAATAAAAATTATCAATAATGCGATATAAATCTCTAAACTGCAAAAGCACGTGCCGCTCAATAACGCCAGCTATGCAATGCCATCTAATAAGCATAGTTTTTCCTTATATATTTTTTCGTGCGATCGTTAAAAAATAATCTTCAAGCGTCGGTTTTTCTATCGCAATGTGCGAATAAGAAACGCCCAATCGGGAGCATGTTGAAAAGAGCCCACTAATTGCCTGCTCATCGATGGTAATATCCAGATCATGATCGTGAACAACAAATTGGACACCCTGCTTTTCAAGCTCATCAATTAATAATGGAAGATTACGCACGATCGTTATTTTTACACGCGATTTTGAAACGGTAGCCGCTAATTTATCTGGTGTATCGTGGGCAATAATCGTTCCTTGCTTAAGAACTAATACGCGATCACAAACATGCGCAACTTCGTTCATATCGTGAGAAGCTAAAAGGATTGAAACATTAGATTTTTTTTGCTGATCAAGCAAGAAGTACCGAACACTTTCAACTACATCGGGATCAAGCGATGCGGTAGGTTCATCAAGGAGAACAAGCTCAGGGCTTGATAAAAAAGCTTTGGTGAGCATAACGCGCGTCATCTGCCCTGCAGATAAACCACCTGTATATCGATCAAGCAAATGAGAAACGTTAAATGCGCTTAGTAGCTCTTCACTTTTAAAGCGCGCTTGCTCGGCAGATAAACCGTAAAGCTTGCCGATAATGCGCAAATTTTCCCATACGGTAAACTTTGATGGCAGCTTTGCGTATCCTGTCGCATATCCTATTTTTTCCATCACGGTCGCTTGATGCGTAGCAAAATTCTGCCCAAAATAACTAATACTGCCCCCGGTCGGCGTAAGCGTACCGAGAAGCATTTGCATAGTAGTAGATTTTCCAGCGCCGTTTGGCCCCAAAAGGCCGAGGATTTCACCTTTTTCAATAGAGAACGATATTTGATCTACCGCGACAAAAGGATGACCTTTTTTAAACCATGAAGAAGAATGAAAAATTTTTGTTAATTGCCGAACCTGCAATACACAATGCATAAAAACCTATCTACAATGACAATTAAAATAAATGATTAGTGCTGATTGAAAAACAAAATTGTTCCGCTACTCTATAAAAGTATAGTATAAACCACACAAATATGAAAATTAGTATGCAAAAAAATCTAGCAGCTTTACTCGTCGTTATTCTTTTGAGCTCGCTTTGCAAAGCAGCTATCCATCAAGATCAAGATCGCGTGCATCCGTTGGATTTTCATCAGAAATCTCAAATGCCAAATCCTAAGACATTAATTGTTGCATCAAACCAAGAAGAGTATGAAGCTTTAAATGCCGACTTAGACAAAAGAAAAAATTGCTATTCTTCCAACGATCCCGTTGGAGCAATTGTGCATCAACATACCGTCGTACTAGCTACGCCTATACCCAAAACTACCGCTAGTAGCGCTGCGACAAAAGCTGCGGAGTTAGAAAAACAAAAGCTCAAAGAAGAAAATGCAGAGCTTGATGTGCAAGCAGCGGATTTGAGAGCAGATAGTACTTCTTTGGAAAAAAAACAAACCGAGATTAATGAATTCGGAAAAGCCCTTTCGTGTATGTCATTTACTAAAGAAGATGAAACCTCTTCATTTATTAGAGCTATGGGAAAAGTTATGCAGAGCATTAAATTTCCTCAGCATGGCCATATAGAATATAATAAACAGCCAATTTTAGATTTATTTTCTGAACAAAATAAACATATCAGTAAGTTACAAGAGCAGTTAGAAATGGCTCGTAAAGATTTACTATCGCAACGATTACGCAATAAAGATGCTAAGAAACTACATGAAACTAAATCGAATTCAATATTTTCCAAAAGGTCACTCTTGCCATTTTTTACCGGCGTGGCAATAACTTCTGGCGGATTTGCAGCCTTGTATTTTACGTATCTCAAGAATAAATAATTATGGCGTTACTGAAGGCACAGCATCCCTGTGTTTCATGCGTGTAAAACCTTCTCGCAACTCTTCTTGATAGAAAAGATACAATCCGACTACGACGACTGCCGAGGAAAAGAAGAACGTCCACGTCAACTGCTCATGCAAGAAGACAACACCAAAAAGTGCTGCAAAGAGCGGACAGAGAAATCCTGCAAATGAAAGAAATGTCGCCGTATAGATTTTCAAAAGCGATCCGTACCAGTTATAAAAAATACCGTTAACGATAACAATAATCGTTGCCGTGAGAGCAATAAATGGGCCCCAGCTTGATACGGGCAATGGTTGCCATCCTTCAAAAATAAGAGACGTTAATAATGCGAGCGCCCCACCGCCAAGCATTCCGATGCCATTTATTTCAACAGGCGAGTAACGATTTGTTTGCATTAAATCGCGCATGATAGTCCATCCATAGCAAGAAGAGACAACGGCCCCCAACATCGCAATTTCAGGAAGTGAAAAGAAAAGAACAGAACCAAAAAGTTCTTCTTGCGGTATGTGCTGAATAAGTTCTGGTAAGAAGCCTAGAATACCGATGGTCAATCCGAGCCATTTTTTTACTGTTAGGCGTTCTGAAAACAAATAGTACGAAAGCAAAGCGGTAATAAAAGGAGAAAGATTAAAAAAGAACGAAGATTTAAATGATGTGAGACCTTGCAGCGCCCATAAATCTAAAACGTAGGCTGCATAAATATGAAAAAGGACAATCGCCGAAAATTTCCACCGATCTTCACGCGCAATCGTTGGCATTTTTCGATGATAAAAAACCCACCCACCAGTTAACAATAATCCTGCAGCTATCATACGTACGCCAACAAAAAAAATTGGCTTACTATACATAAGAACCGCTTTACATAACGTGAAACTACTTGCACATAATGCATAAAGGAAGATTATTGAAAACATTGCAAGATCCTTGAAAAATTTTTAATAAGGCAAACGCCCTTCGATAGAATTTCTCATTTCATTCAAAGTTACTCAGGACGAGCGCTTACAGAAATTACCTAAGGACGCTCGTGGTGAATAATTTGCGAAACAAAGTAAGAAAAAAATATCGAACCATGCGCACAACTAACTTTTTAGTGATCAG is a window from the Candidatus Babeliales bacterium genome containing:
- a CDS encoding DMT family transporter, giving the protein MFSIIFLYALCASSFTLCKAVLMYSKPIFFVGVRMIAAGLLLTGGWVFYHRKMPTIAREDRWKFSAIVLFHIYAAYVLDLWALQGLTSFKSSFFFNLSPFITALLSYYLFSERLTVKKWLGLTIGILGFLPELIQHIPQEELFGSVLFFSLPEIAMLGAVVSSCYGWTIMRDLMQTNRYSPVEINGIGMLGGGALALLTSLIFEGWQPLPVSSWGPFIALTATIIVIVNGIFYNWYGSLLKIYTATFLSFAGFLCPLFAALFGVVFLHEQLTWTFFFSSAVVVVGLYLFYQEELREGFTRMKHRDAVPSVTP
- a CDS encoding ABC transporter ATP-binding protein; amino-acid sequence: MHCVLQVRQLTKIFHSSSWFKKGHPFVAVDQISFSIEKGEILGLLGPNGAGKSTTMQMLLGTLTPTGGSISYFGQNFATHQATVMEKIGYATGYAKLPSKFTVWENLRIIGKLYGLSAEQARFKSEELLSAFNVSHLLDRYTGGLSAGQMTRVMLTKAFLSSPELVLLDEPTASLDPDVVESVRYFLLDQQKKSNVSILLASHDMNEVAHVCDRVLVLKQGTIIAHDTPDKLAATVSKSRVKITIVRNLPLLIDELEKQGVQFVVHDHDLDITIDEQAISGLFSTCSRLGVSYSHIAIEKPTLEDYFLTIARKNI
- a CDS encoding ABC transporter permease translates to MLIRWHCIAGVIERHVLLQFRDLYRIIDNFYWPMFDVILWGFMSLWVTERDGNKSPEIMLAILGGVFLWNMLYRSSLEVSVNLTEELWSRNLINLFSTPLTISEWLCSLLVMGVIRVLLTVAVLSAAIFFIFNVNVFSIGLPMLWCILLQMISGWSIGIICAALIIYWGHTVQSLPWPMGWFFAPFCGAFAPIEVMPAWIQKISAFIPMTYTFIAMRGAIAGEPVEIFLLKGLLLNLFYLMCALFLFFYLFKLSKVYGLERLED
- a CDS encoding ParA family protein; protein product: MRSIAIINQKGGSGKTTTTVNLAAALAEKKRKVLVIDLDPQASTTQWFGFSSTEKGIYSAFVENVSLASIVAATAYKNISLVPSSTWLIGVEKLLAHEVGSETLLKHHIEQMGSTTFDYILIDCPPTLGVLTVNALSAVHEVIVPVETRFMALSGLVQLLQTIEVIKQRLNPELAIAGIVPCRVDARTKHAKEVIDELKNNFKDMLFKTAIRENIKLSEASSFSEPIFSYDDASHGAADYRAFAKEVMKQEVI